Within Winogradskyella helgolandensis, the genomic segment GTCAATCAAGTTGGTTTAATTTTCTTTTTAGCATTTGTTTTGGCAACCACTTTAATTTATCAATTTAACGAACGTTTTGACTCCGAAAAATGGAAATCTCAACCTTCCTTTCGGGATGAAATGGTCGATGATGTTATGGATCGAAACCTTTTTATTAACGCTACAAAACAAGACGTTTTAGATCAATTAGGAAAACCTAATGACAGGTATACAGAAGATATAGATTCTTATATTTATTACGTCGGAGAAAGAGCCAGTTTTAATAATGAAGGTCCCATGCAACTCGTTTTAATTTTTGAAAATAATAAGGTTGTTAAAATGGTTTTAGAATCTAGAAACAACTAATCTCTTTTTAATTCATCATTACAATCGGTTCATTCTTCGCCAATTACCTAAAGTAACATTTCGTTTTCGACAATTTTATATTGAGGCCACACTCGTAAGGCACTTTACCGAAACTATTCAACATTCACGTAATACCATATTAGCCTCAAAATCAGCACTATTTTTTATAGTTTTCAAAATTACAGCCTGAAAATAAATATTTCGTAAAAATGACTCTTAGTTGATATTGAAATTTGCATAGCTAGTTTTTTTGATGGTACTTTCTTCCAGCTATTAATTTTATAAATCATTAAAAAATGAAAATCGGAGTCCCAAAAGAAATTAAAAACAATGAAAACAGAGTTGGTATGACACCTGCTGGAGTTTTTGAACTTACAAAAAACAAACACACGGTATATGTCCAAAAAGATGCTGGTTTTGGTAGTGGCTTCTCTGATCTAGATTATATAAATGCTGGCGCAATAGTGTTAGAAACTATAACAGACGTTTATACCTCTAGTGATATGATTATAAAAGTTAAGGAACCTATTGCTGAAGAATACCCTTTAATACAATCGCATCATGTAGTGTTTACCTATTTTCACTTTGCATCTAGCGAACCATTAACAAAGGCCATGTTAAATAGCCAAGCTGTGTGTATTGCCTACGAAACCGTTGAAGATAAAGATGGTTCATTACCATTATTAACACCAATGTCTGAAGTTGCTGGAAGAATGGCAATTCAGCAAGGTGCAAAATATTTAGAAAAACCTATTAAAGGTCGTGGAGTATTACTTGGCGGAGTTCCAGGTGTTCCTCCAGGACGCGTTTTAGTTTTGGGTGCGGGAGTTGTTGGCATCCAAGCGGCAAAAATGGCGGCTGGTTTAGGTGCTCACGTTACTGTTATGGATATTAACATGAAGCAATTGCGCTATGTAAACGACGTTATGCCTAGCCATGTGGTCACCGAATTTTCAAGTGAGTATAATATTAGACAACGTATAAAAGATCACGATTTAATTATTGGAGGTGTCTTAGTTAGAGGAGCAAAAGCCCCAAAATTAATTACTAGAGATATGCTTAAAGATATGCGACCAGGTACAGTTTTAGTTGATGTCGCT encodes:
- the ald gene encoding alanine dehydrogenase, with translation MKIGVPKEIKNNENRVGMTPAGVFELTKNKHTVYVQKDAGFGSGFSDLDYINAGAIVLETITDVYTSSDMIIKVKEPIAEEYPLIQSHHVVFTYFHFASSEPLTKAMLNSQAVCIAYETVEDKDGSLPLLTPMSEVAGRMAIQQGAKYLEKPIKGRGVLLGGVPGVPPGRVLVLGAGVVGIQAAKMAAGLGAHVTVMDINMKQLRYVNDVMPSHVVTEFSSEYNIRQRIKDHDLIIGGVLVRGAKAPKLITRDMLKDMRPGTVLVDVAVDQGGCMETTKATTHEDPTFIIDDVVHYCVANMPGAVPYTSTLALTNVTLPYVLRLANQGWETACKNDATLAKGLNIVKGKIVYEEIAEAFNWSVDAM